GCCACCCGCATCGAGGCGGGCCACATCGAGCTGAAGCTGGAGGAGCGGGACGCGGGTGAGCTGGCCACCTCCGTGGTGGAGCTGTACCGCTCCAGTGGCACCGCGCACGAACTGCGGTTGCTGTTGCCGGAAGGGCCGCTGCCGCTGCGCTGCGACCCCACGCGCGTGGAGCAGGTGCTCAACAACCTGGTGAGCAACGCGTTGAAGTACTCGCGCGAGGGCAGCGTCGTGGATGTGGAGGTCCGGCGCGAGGGCGAGGAGGTGTGGCTGTCCGTGAAGGATCAGGGCATCGGCATCTCCGCCGAGGAGCAGCGTCATCTCTTCACCCCCTTCCAGCGCACGGGGAGCGCGCGCGAGAAGGCCCCCGGCGTGGGCATTGGCCTGTCCGTGGCGCGGCGCATCGTGGAGGCGCATGGCGGCCGCATCGAGGTGGAGAGCAGTCCGGGTCGGGGTTCCACCTTCCGTGTCCGGCTGCCTCGCTCTCCCAGTGTGCCCGCCTCTCGGGAGGCCCGGCCGGGGCCTTTCGTTCAGGACCCGGTGTTCTCCTAGGTTCCGACCTTCTTGGAGGACGGGAGGTGGGGAGGTTTTTGTACGTCGCCTATCGACGGCGACGGCTTCTTTGCGCGACTGTGCGGGCCCCTTGTCCCTTCACAGGAGTGAAGAAGCACGATGAAGCACATCACCCTCAAGCGTCTGCTGCCGTCCACCCTGGCCCTGTTGGCGTTCACCGGCTGCCCTTCCAATGGTACCGATGGCGAGCCCTGCGATAAGGCCGACTATGCCCAGGCCCACCCGGAGGAGTGTGGTCCCCAGACCCGGCCCCCCGTGTGCGATCAGGCGGCCTATGACCGCGCCAACAACGACTCCGCCGCGGTCACCCAGTCGGATGTCAGCAACGCGCTCTTCGCCATCTCTCCGGAGAACACCCGTCTCGTGTGGAAGGACGCCGAGAAGAGCGCGGTGCGCGTGGTGGTGTGGACCACCTTCCCGGGCTACACGAATGACGCGAATGGGAACTACACGTTCGGCCGCGAGGTGTTCGTCACCGCGGCGCCCCAGGTTCAGGAGCTGTGCAAGGCCTCGACGCTGACGGGCAACGATCGCGCCAATCGCATCAACCAGTACCTGGGTCTGCCCGCCGAGGCGGAGAACAAGCGGCAGATCGTGGAGCTGTGGGTGAAGCCGTCGGATCTGTTCCGTCCCTGCCCGGACGCGGAGATCACCGACACCACGTGTGACCTGACGTACCCCGCGACCGCCACGGACCCCCACAAGAGCTGGCTCAACAACTACTTCGCTGGCAGCCACAACCCCTGGCAGGCGGTGAAGTACCCGTTCACGGGCCTGGGCTACACCTATGACTGGTGCAGTGGGAGCACGTCGCCCGTGGGCGCCAGCGAGTACATCGTCAAGGTGGGCGCGATCGCCCAGGTGATCGGCTACACCACGGCCGAAGCCTACTGCGCGAAGTAGGACGCGTGGGCCCGGGCCCAAGTGTCGGGGAGGCGTCTCGCGCGCGGGGCGCCTCCTGCGGCCAGCGGGCAGGTGGAGTAGACATCGCCCCGTGCCTGCTCCGCTCCGCCGTGCCCTTGGCTCCGCCCTCGTGGCGGCACTGTTGTTTCCCCTGGGTTGCTACACGCCCCTCACCACCGTGAGGGAAGACGAGGCTCGTTTGCGCGCTCCCGACGACACCGTCCGGCCCGCGCCGCGCTGGGGCATCGCCCTGCACGGCGGTGCGGGCATCATCCCCCGCGAATCCCTCACCCCCGAGCGCGAGGCCGCCGTGCGCGCCGCGCTCACCGAGGCGCTCCAGGCGGGCCATGCCGTACTCGCCCGGGGCGGCACCAGCGTGGAGGCCGTCACCTCCGCCATCCGCGTCCTGGAGGACTCGCCCTACTTCAACGCGGGCAAGGGCGCCGTCTTCACCCACGAGGGCAAGAACGAGCTGGATGCGTCCATCATGAACGGGCGCACGCGCGAGGCCGGAGCGGTGGCGGGCCTGCGCCACGTGAAGAATCCCATCTCCCTGGCGCGCATCGTCATGGAGAAGTCCCCCCATGTGATGCTCATTGGCGAGGGCGCCGAGGCGTTCGCGCGCGAGCAGGGCCTCGAGCTCGTGTCCGAGGACTACTTCTACACCGAGGAGCGCTGGCAGTCGTTGCAGCGCGCGCTCGAGGCCGAGAAGAAGCAGCAGCAGGCGCCTCCCGAGCCCGGCCAGCCCCAGGGCCCCTCCACCTACCAGGGCCCGATCGACGGGGACCACAAGTTCGGCACCGTGGGCGCGGTGGCGCTCGACCAGGCGGGGAACCTCGCCGCGGGCACCTCCACGGGGGGCATGACGAACAAGCGCTTCGGCCGGGTGGGGGACTCCCCCATCATCGGCGCGGGGACGTACGCCAGCGAGCGCTGCGCGGTGTCCGGCACCGGCCATGGCGAGTACTTCATCCGCTACAGCGTGGCGCGCGACATCTGCGCCCACGTGGAGTTGTTGGCTCTGCCGCTGAGCGAGTCCGCCAACCACATGGTCATGGAGGTGCTGGTCCAGGCCGGCGGCGAGGGCGGGGTCATCGCCATGGACGCGCGGGGCAACGTGGCCATGCCGTTCAACACCTCGGGCATGTACCGCGGCTACATGGGTCCGGAGGGCGAGCCCTCCGTCGCCATCTTCAAGGAGCCCTGAGCCTCATACCGGAGCGGAGGGTCCCGAGCCCTGGGTGGCCGAGAGCACCCAGCGCTCCAGCTCCGGACGGGGCATCAGCCCGCTGCG
Above is a window of Cystobacter fuscus DNA encoding:
- a CDS encoding isoaspartyl peptidase/L-asparaginase family protein, translating into MPAPLRRALGSALVAALLFPLGCYTPLTTVREDEARLRAPDDTVRPAPRWGIALHGGAGIIPRESLTPEREAAVRAALTEALQAGHAVLARGGTSVEAVTSAIRVLEDSPYFNAGKGAVFTHEGKNELDASIMNGRTREAGAVAGLRHVKNPISLARIVMEKSPHVMLIGEGAEAFAREQGLELVSEDYFYTEERWQSLQRALEAEKKQQQAPPEPGQPQGPSTYQGPIDGDHKFGTVGAVALDQAGNLAAGTSTGGMTNKRFGRVGDSPIIGAGTYASERCAVSGTGHGEYFIRYSVARDICAHVELLALPLSESANHMVMEVLVQAGGEGGVIAMDARGNVAMPFNTSGMYRGYMGPEGEPSVAIFKEP